The following DNA comes from Aquila chrysaetos chrysaetos chromosome 9, bAquChr1.4, whole genome shotgun sequence.
ACGGGGAAGATTCAGCACTAGGACAGTCCAAGCAACCCCCGCCCGTGAATTACAGCGGTGCCTTTCGGAGCGGTTAACCTCCGGCCTGGGGAAGGCTAACTTCAGGGGAGCGTGGGGTGCGCTGGGTGCCGTGGGAAACCCGGGGCGGGACGAGGCTCGGCGGGGCGGCAGAGTTTCCCCAACATGGAGGCAGGCGCTCGGGGCTGTGCAATCGCCCGTgcctcccgcagcccccggcccgcGGGTACCGTTTCTCCCAACCGCTCCCGAGGGGAGGGCATTTTTGCAGTGGAAGAATTCCCGCTGtaccccttccctcccccacaaTGCCGGCGCCTCGCTCTTTTAGTCAGGCTGAGAGTTGATCCTAGtacggcggggggggggggggggggggggtgcgggtgAGAAATGCAATGAAAGACCGGGGGGAGGCCggtctgctctgcagcccctggccCCTCAGGGCTCGGCTCTCCTCAGGCGAGGCGAGGAGGTGGGGGCCGCTCTGCGCCTCTGCAGCTCCGGGAGGGTTTGCATTGGACGATTtgtgcctggggaggggggggggggggggggttgcttgccgcccccccctcacccccccggcccctcctcctcctcctctctccgGCGGGAGGGGGGCCTGGGGGGCGAGCCGCAGCCCGGATATTTGGGGGAGGGGGCGagcgcagccccgccgcccccccgtGTGCCGCGGGCGGGGGCCTCGCTGCCGGCTCGGCATTGGAGGatcggtgctggggaagggggagaccgcagcccccagcccccgcgggcgggcggggtGGGGGCCGGCCTGCTGGCTCTGGCTGCTCTTGCATTGGCGGatgcggggagggaggggggcaggaagcgggggggcagggggggagccCGAgtggctggaggggggggggtctctATGAATAGGGTGGGGGTCTTCTCGGCcgaagaagagaggaaagttTGCGGCGCCGGCGGTGCGGGTGCGGCGAAGCGGGCGGGGCCCGGaccggagccggagccggcggcggcggcgcttGGTCGGGGAGCAGCAGCCGGGGGGCCCCCGCTGGATTTTTGTAGGGGGGGTGGTATcgccccctccttctcctccccccagGGGTGAAAGTGCAAGAGGAAGTGCAGCCGCTGCCATCTTTCCTCCGCTCCAAACACACAGGGACGGACGGAGCCGGCAGCCCGGAGCCGCAGCCGCCGGAgcccccctccctcccggcTCGCTGCAGCCGCGCCGCGCACGCCCCTTCCCGCGGCGGCCTCCGCGGCCGCAGCGCCTCGtggcggccgggcccgggcggAGCTCGCgcgccggcggccgcggcggccccgcgcgGCGCGCGCCCCTCCGCCGCCCGAGCCTTTTgtctcgccccccccccccccctccttccctccctctgcaaTCCCCTCGCGCTGTGCAGGGAGCGCAGCGCGCGCCGCCGCTCGTCGGCCCGGAcaggggcggggaggaggaggaggaggcggcgcgCGCCGCCGGGCGGCCTGAGAGCGCGCGCCCCCTGCGGGCGCCAGCGGGGCGGCGCAGCCCCATGGAGCGGGTGAGCGAGGCCGCCGCCTGCGGCCCCTCGTCGGGCTGCTACACGTACCAGGTGAGCCGGCACAGCGCCGACATGCTGCACAGCCTCAACCAGCAGCGCAAGAACGGCGGCCGCTTCTGCGACGTGCTCCTGCGCGTGGGCGACGAGAGCTTCCCGGCGCACCGGGCGGTGCTGGCCGCCTGCAGCGAGTACTTCGAGTCGGTGTTCAGCGCGCAGCTGGGCGACGgggcaggaggcggcggcggcggcgcggagggGGGCGCGacggaggcggcggcggccggcggggccgcggcggcggccggcggggcccccgggggcgggcgggagctGGAGATGCACACCATCAGCTCCAAGGTTTTCGGAGACATCCTGGACTTCGCCTACACGTCGCGCATCGTGGTGCGGCTGGAGAGCTTCCCGGAGCTCATGACGGCCGCCAAGTTCCTGCTGATGCGCTCCGTGATTGACATCTGCCAGGAGGTCATCAAGCAGTCCAATGTGCAGATCCTCGTGCCCCCCGCGCGCCCCGACATTATGCTCTTCCGTCCGGGGGCTGCTGACCTCGGCTTCCCTCTTGACATGACCAACGGTGCCGCTTTGGCACCCAATGGCAACGGCATCGCTGGCATGCCCGAAGACGAGGCCACGCGGGCTGCGCTCACTGCTGCGCAGTCCTCCCTACCTGTTCTGCAGGGGGTGGACCGCCTGCCCATGGTGGCGGGACCTCTGTCCCCACCGCTGCTGGCCTCGCCTTTCCAGAATGTTGCTGCTAGTGCCCCCACTTTAAGCACCAAGAGGGGCAGAGGGCGTCCCCGTAAGGCCAATCTCTTGGACTCCATGATGTTTGGTACCCCAGGGGGCCTGCGAGAGGCCGGTATCCTGCCTTGTGGCCTCTGTGGGAAAGTATTTACGGATGCTAATCGTCTTCGTCAGCACGAGGCTCAACATGGGGTGACAAGCTTACAGCTGGGCTACATAGACATCCCACCCCCGAGACTGGGTGAGAACGGTGTCCCGGGTCAGGATGACCCTGACGCCCCCCGAAAAAGAAGCAGGACGAGGAAACAGGTGGCCTGTGAGATCTGTGGCAAGATTTTTCGGGACGTGTACCACCTGAATCGGCACAAGCTGTCGCACTCTGGCGAGAAGCCTTACTCTTGTCCGGTGTGTGGCTTACGGTTCAAGCGGAAAGACAGGATGTCCTATCATGTTCGATCTCATGATGGCTCTGTGGGAAAGCCCTACATCTGCCAGAGCTGTGGAAAAGGCTTCTCCAGGTAAGAGAGTACTTATAAGGACAGTAGACACAAACGGAGACCTAGGAAGTTGTCTTTCCTACCCCTTGGGAAACGAGAACAATTTGTACTTAGGATAGTTTGGCTGTTCCACGTTATAATGTCTCGAGAAATGAGAACTTCCATCATTTCCGCTGGGACGCTATTCTACAGTCTCTTGAAAGGGTTTTAAAGTAATTAAGGCATAGAACTGGGAGTCAGCTGGCTTCTGGGTAACATTCCCAGCTTTGTCCCAGGCTTGGTGTATGCGTGTCCTTGGGCAAATCAGTTAGTCTCTCCCTCAAATGACTCTTCTGTGAAATGGGTATTGAAATAATTACCTACCTCACATAAGTGTCTCGAGACTACTGATTTGTAGGTAGTTTGAAGGTGCTGTTGAAGtgcaaaatattaatacatctcaagattattatttttctcgtatccattttaaattttctttttcttaacttCCCTTCATTTCTCTTAGTTCGTAATGTTTTTTATCACCCAAATGTGAAGGAAGAGGTGAGATTTCAAAGGCTGCAGCATCAAGTATCTTTTAATACATGATCTTTGTGTCCTTTGGGTTTACATCCTTCTGAAGGGGATCCTGTTTCTGCCCTGCAACATACGTAAGATCTGTGCATTTAATGTTGCTGATTTTTTGTTGTCGCTGTTTGTGGGAGTTAATTTAATAAGTAGTTTGATACACGTAGTCATGTTAGTGGTATCTTATAGTCTGAGCTAATGAATTTGAAACTTTTTTGGTAGTCTGATGCTCGCTTTGAGACTAGGAGTagtggggggagggggatgcGTACACTGTGTTACTTTTGTAGCAGCAGTCGGCTTTCTACAGCAGTTGATTTGCTTTTACAGGAGGGAAGGAATCGAGATACGAAAACAAGTCAAAAGGCTACTAGGGCTAGAATTGTCCCAGCTATAGAAATGTAGGAATTGTGCCCCCACTAGCTCTGTCTGATAGAGGGACTTCttgctactgaaataaattaagaaaatgtaggcttttttgtttttttcaaatcagcGATAATTAGGGGTGCATCTTCCTATGGACTGCAGATTTAGTGATGGAaagtcataaaatgaaaatttcctcTGTGGCTAGaagtgaaagtatttttcttactgtagcGCTACCTGGGATCATCTGacaatttttgttatttttattcacacttaaaagttttctgctgttgctgtgtgaAAGGTTTTTGTCAACAAGGGAAAGTGAAAGATACCTGTTGAGGTCTCATTTTTCCGAGTAAGTTAATGTGAACAGGCAGGAATgctgttacaaaaataaacaacaaactTGTCTACACATCTTTGTAAAATCAAAGTATGAATGCAAAGTAGAGACTCTTTAAGTTTCAGTATTCAGGCGTAGGAGCAGCCAAAGGAAGTTGGAAGCGTGATGTCTAATTTTAGTGTCCTTTCCTTCACTCAGTAGCACAGCACATGAGGTTGCTAGGCTTGAGGTACCTAGCAGAAGGACCCCCAACCAGTCTTTCCGGTTACACTGCTCCAGCCCACTAGCTGCTGGAGCATCAGGTTTTAACAGCCTGACTGCAAAGTTCAGTctattttctgtctgcagtgcGTGAATTCCATCCCGCGCCCTCTCATTGGCGCAGCTGGAAAGttgggggaggagagggtggAGAACTTGTTTCCAAGCAGTTTTGGCCTCATACAATGAAAAGCTTTCTTCCCACTAGGAGAGAAACTCCCACCAGGAAAATCTGCAGCTATTCAGTCCTCTCTTCTTCAAAGTAGGCTTTACTGATTGTGAAGAATggtctaacttttttttcagtaataatttGCTCTTCCATTGCACCTTCTAGTTGGGACCTTCAGAGCACTTTATTTGTATTAATGCAGTCTCCCCACCAAGTTGTGAGTTAGGACGGTGTTTTTTCATCTTGCTGGTGGAAAATGTGTCACAGCAACAGAGTTTAGAGTCAGTCTTTTTGCACAGAGGTGCTTAAAGTTGGCTGCTTACATCCGTGCTTGGGACATAAACCAAAAGGCTctgattttcaaatattcagCAACTGTAAATCAAAGTGCCCTGATTGTCAAGATATAAATAGGATTTTGGAAGGGGACATGCAGGCTTGAAAATTGTAGCTTGTGTTTTCTCTGATCATTCAGTCATAATTCCTGAGAAAATGCTACCTTTTTAGTAAGTTGCAGAGGGTACTTATCAAGGTAGAGTCCCAGTTGTTGGTGATCTGGTTCTTGGAAAGTTAAATATCGCTACGTTTGTAATAGATCCATCACTGGGatcgtatttttttttttttttttttttgttaaaaatgtaagtttatttttagtatttgttttaagtgtgcttctgtgtattttcttttaaggccAGACCACTTGAATGGACACATCAAACAGGTGCATACCTCAGAGAGACCTCACAAGTGTCAGGTAGGAGCTGGAGGGGTTTAGACTGATGTATGGGTAATCTTTGGCATCGCATTGATGTGTGCAGACAATTATGAAGTATCAGTAAAAATACCATGTATGTGTGAATTGGGATAAATGATTGTAAATAACAGCGTTCAACAGTGACAGCTGCTTTACATCCCTCCCGTCCCCCAGCCCCTTGTGTCATCTACAGCTTTggtcctcctgcctccctccccttctaCCAGATGTTCTTCCCTACTGCTCTGTCCCAGTCTTGCCCTGGATCTCTTACCCAGCCACCTTGTCCCTTACCCAGCCACCTTGTCCCTGGGCTTAGAGTCAATGTCATTGATGATTCCctccatgccccccccccccttttttgaTTGCAGTTGTTGCCAAACAGGAGGCTCCAatgctgacttcttttttt
Coding sequences within:
- the PATZ1 gene encoding POZ-, AT hook-, and zinc finger-containing protein 1 isoform X7, with amino-acid sequence MERVSEAAACGPSSGCYTYQVSRHSADMLHSLNQQRKNGGRFCDVLLRVGDESFPAHRAVLAACSEYFESVFSAQLGDGAGGGGGGAEGGATEAAAAGGAAAAAGGAPGGGRELEMHTISSKVFGDILDFAYTSRIVVRLESFPELMTAAKFLLMRSVIDICQEVIKQSNVQILVPPARPDIMLFRPGAADLGFPLDMTNGAALAPNGNGIAGMPEDEATRAALTAAQSSLPVLQGVDRLPMVAGPLSPPLLASPFQNVAASAPTLSTKRGRGRPRKANLLDSMMFGTPGGLREAGILPCGLCGKVFTDANRLRQHEAQHGVTSLQLGYIDIPPPRLGENGVPGQDDPDAPRKRSRTRKQVACEICGKIFRDVYHLNRHKLSHSGEKPYSCPVCGLRFKRKDRMSYHVRSHDGSVGKPYICQSCGKGFSRPDHLNGHIKQVHTSERPHKCQTCNASFATRDRLRSHLACHEDKVPCQVCGKYLRAAYMADHLKKHSEGPSNFCTICNRGLQAPGVHPEWGSSVPLRQDLWHQRRPEMFTFGPD
- the PATZ1 gene encoding POZ-, AT hook-, and zinc finger-containing protein 1 isoform X5, producing the protein MERVSEAAACGPSSGCYTYQVSRHSADMLHSLNQQRKNGGRFCDVLLRVGDESFPAHRAVLAACSEYFESVFSAQLGDGAGGGGGGAEGGATEAAAAGGAAAAAGGAPGGGRELEMHTISSKVFGDILDFAYTSRIVVRLESFPELMTAAKFLLMRSVIDICQEVIKQSNVQILVPPARPDIMLFRPGAADLGFPLDMTNGAALAPNGNGIAGMPEDEATRAALTAAQSSLPVLQGVDRLPMVAGPLSPPLLASPFQNVAASAPTLSTKRGRGRPRKANLLDSMMFGTPGGLREAGILPCGLCGKVFTDANRLRQHEAQHGVTSLQLGYIDIPPPRLGENGVPGQDDPDAPRKRSRTRKQVACEICGKIFRDVYHLNRHKLSHSGEKPYSCPVCGLRFKRKDRMSYHVRSHDGSVGKPYICQSCGKGFSRPDHLNGHIKQVHTSERPHKCQQENGSHHGISSETSTSIEKLKLQETCNASFATRDRLRSHLACHEDKVPCQVSRHQESIPNGGAAFHCVRTYGIKEGQKCSHSDPIESSDSYGDLSDTSDLKTPEKQSTNGSFSCDMAVSKNKMETEGEKKYPCPECGSFFRSKSYLNKHIQKVHVRALGGPLGDLGPALGSPFSPQQNMSLLESFGFQIVQSAFASSLVDPEVDQQPMGPEGK
- the PATZ1 gene encoding POZ-, AT hook-, and zinc finger-containing protein 1 isoform X4; translation: MERVSEAAACGPSSGCYTYQVSRHSADMLHSLNQQRKNGGRFCDVLLRVGDESFPAHRAVLAACSEYFESVFSAQLGDGAGGGGGGAEGGATEAAAAGGAAAAAGGAPGGGRELEMHTISSKVFGDILDFAYTSRIVVRLESFPELMTAAKFLLMRSVIDICQEVIKQSNVQILVPPARPDIMLFRPGAADLGFPLDMTNGAALAPNGNGIAGMPEDEATRAALTAAQSSLPVLQGVDRLPMVAGPLSPPLLASPFQNVAASAPTLSTKRGRGRPRKANLLDSMMFGTPGGLREAGILPCGLCGKVFTDANRLRQHEAQHGVTSLQLGYIDIPPPRLGENGVPGQDDPDAPRKRSRTRKQVACEICGKIFRDVYHLNRHKLSHSGEKPYSCPVCGLRFKRKDRMSYHVRSHDGSVGKPYICQSCGKGFSRPDHLNGHIKQVHTSERPHKCQQENGSHHGISSETSTSIEKLKLQETCNASFATRDRLRSHLACHEDKVPCQVCGKYLRAAYMADHLKKHSEGPSNFCTICNREGQKCSHSDPIESSDSYGDLSDTSDLKTPEKQSTNGSFSCDMAVSKNKMETEGEKKYPCPECGSFFRSKSYLNKHIQKVHVRALGGPLGDLGPALGSPFSPQQNMSLLESFGFQIVQSAFASSLVDPEVDQQPMGPEGK
- the PATZ1 gene encoding POZ-, AT hook-, and zinc finger-containing protein 1 isoform X2; amino-acid sequence: MERVSEAAACGPSSGCYTYQVSRHSADMLHSLNQQRKNGGRFCDVLLRVGDESFPAHRAVLAACSEYFESVFSAQLGDGAGGGGGGAEGGATEAAAAGGAAAAAGGAPGGGRELEMHTISSKVFGDILDFAYTSRIVVRLESFPELMTAAKFLLMRSVIDICQEVIKQSNVQILVPPARPDIMLFRPGAADLGFPLDMTNGAALAPNGNGIAGMPEDEATRAALTAAQSSLPVLQGVDRLPMVAGPLSPPLLASPFQNVAASAPTLSTKRGRGRPRKANLLDSMMFGTPGGLREAGILPCGLCGKVFTDANRLRQHEAQHGVTSLQLGYIDIPPPRLGENGVPGQDDPDAPRKRSRTRKQVACEICGKIFRDVYHLNRHKLSHSGEKPYSCPVCGLRFKRKDRMSYHVRSHDGSVGKPYICQSCGKGFSRPDHLNGHIKQVHTSERPHKCQENGSHHGISSETSTSIEKLKLQETCNASFATRDRLRSHLACHEDKVPCQVCGKYLRAAYMADHLKKHSEGPSNFCTICNRGFSSASYLKVHVKTHHGVPLPQVSRHQESIPNGGAAFHCVRTYGIKEGQKCSHSDPIESSDSYGDLSDTSDLKTPEKQSTNGSFSCDMAVSKNKMETEGEKKYPCPECGSFFRSKSYLNKHIQKVHVRALGGPLGDLGPALGSPFSPQQNMSLLESFGFQIVQSAFASSLVDPEVDQQPMGPEGK
- the PATZ1 gene encoding POZ-, AT hook-, and zinc finger-containing protein 1 isoform X3; amino-acid sequence: MERVSEAAACGPSSGCYTYQVSRHSADMLHSLNQQRKNGGRFCDVLLRVGDESFPAHRAVLAACSEYFESVFSAQLGDGAGGGGGGAEGGATEAAAAGGAAAAAGGAPGGGRELEMHTISSKVFGDILDFAYTSRIVVRLESFPELMTAAKFLLMRSVIDICQEVIKQSNVQILVPPARPDIMLFRPGAADLGFPLDMTNGAALAPNGNGIAGMPEDEATRAALTAAQSSLPVLQGVDRLPMVAGPLSPPLLASPFQNVAASAPTLSTKRGRGRPRKANLLDSMMFGTPGGLREAGILPCGLCGKVFTDANRLRQHEAQHGVTSLQLGYIDIPPPRLGENGVPGQDDPDAPRKRSRTRKQVACEICGKIFRDVYHLNRHKLSHSGEKPYSCPVCGLRFKRKDRMSYHVRSHDGSVGKPYICQSCGKGFSRPDHLNGHIKQVHTSERPHKCQTCNASFATRDRLRSHLACHEDKVPCQVCGKYLRAAYMADHLKKHSEGPSNFCTICNRGFSSASYLKVHVKTHHGVPLPQVSRHQESIPNGGAAFHCVRTYGIKEGQKCSHSDPIESSDSYGDLSDTSDLKTPEKQSTNGSFSCDMAVSKNKMETEGEKKYPCPECGSFFRSKSYLNKHIQKVHVRALGGPLGDLGPALGSPFSPQQNMSLLESFGFQIVQSAFASSLVDPEVDQQPMGPEGK
- the PATZ1 gene encoding POZ-, AT hook-, and zinc finger-containing protein 1 isoform X1, with the protein product MERVSEAAACGPSSGCYTYQVSRHSADMLHSLNQQRKNGGRFCDVLLRVGDESFPAHRAVLAACSEYFESVFSAQLGDGAGGGGGGAEGGATEAAAAGGAAAAAGGAPGGGRELEMHTISSKVFGDILDFAYTSRIVVRLESFPELMTAAKFLLMRSVIDICQEVIKQSNVQILVPPARPDIMLFRPGAADLGFPLDMTNGAALAPNGNGIAGMPEDEATRAALTAAQSSLPVLQGVDRLPMVAGPLSPPLLASPFQNVAASAPTLSTKRGRGRPRKANLLDSMMFGTPGGLREAGILPCGLCGKVFTDANRLRQHEAQHGVTSLQLGYIDIPPPRLGENGVPGQDDPDAPRKRSRTRKQVACEICGKIFRDVYHLNRHKLSHSGEKPYSCPVCGLRFKRKDRMSYHVRSHDGSVGKPYICQSCGKGFSRPDHLNGHIKQVHTSERPHKCQQENGSHHGISSETSTSIEKLKLQETCNASFATRDRLRSHLACHEDKVPCQVCGKYLRAAYMADHLKKHSEGPSNFCTICNRGFSSASYLKVHVKTHHGVPLPQVSRHQESIPNGGAAFHCVRTYGIKEGQKCSHSDPIESSDSYGDLSDTSDLKTPEKQSTNGSFSCDMAVSKNKMETEGEKKYPCPECGSFFRSKSYLNKHIQKVHVRALGGPLGDLGPALGSPFSPQQNMSLLESFGFQIVQSAFASSLVDPEVDQQPMGPEGK
- the PATZ1 gene encoding POZ-, AT hook-, and zinc finger-containing protein 1 isoform X6, which gives rise to MERVSEAAACGPSSGCYTYQVSRHSADMLHSLNQQRKNGGRFCDVLLRVGDESFPAHRAVLAACSEYFESVFSAQLGDGAGGGGGGAEGGATEAAAAGGAAAAAGGAPGGGRELEMHTISSKVFGDILDFAYTSRIVVRLESFPELMTAAKFLLMRSVIDICQEVIKQSNVQILVPPARPDIMLFRPGAADLGFPLDMTNGAALAPNGNGIAGMPEDEATRAALTAAQSSLPVLQGVDRLPMVAGPLSPPLLASPFQNVAASAPTLSTKRGRGRPRKANLLDSMMFGTPGGLREAGILPCGLCGKVFTDANRLRQHEAQHGVTSLQLGYIDIPPPRLGENGVPGQDDPDAPRKRSRTRKQVACEICGKIFRDVYHLNRHKLSHSGEKPYSCPVCGLRFKRKDRMSYHVRSHDGSVGKPYICQSCGKGFSRPDHLNGHIKQVHTSERPHKCQTCNASFATRDRLRSHLACHEDKVPCQVCGKYLRAAYMADHLKKHSEGPSNFCTICNREGQKCSHSDPIESSDSYGDLSDTSDLKTPEKQSTNGSFSCDMAVSKNKMETEGEKKYPCPECGSFFRSKSYLNKHIQKVHVRALGGPLGDLGPALGSPFSPQQNMSLLESFGFQIVQSAFASSLVDPEVDQQPMGPEGK